The proteins below are encoded in one region of Hordeum vulgare subsp. vulgare chromosome 3H, MorexV3_pseudomolecules_assembly, whole genome shotgun sequence:
- the LOC123443110 gene encoding 60S ribosomal protein L26-1-like — MKRNPRVTSSRRKCRKAHFTAPSSVRRVLMSAALSSELRHKYNVRSIPIRKDDEVQVVRGTYKGREGKVVQVYRRRWVIHVERITREKVNGSTVNVGIHPSKVIVTKLKLDKDRKALLDRKARGRAADKAKGKFTAEDVAAAAGGATATGASLQEID; from the coding sequence atgaAGCGCAACCCCCGCGTCACGAGCTCCCGCCGGAAGTGCCGCAAGGCGCACTTCACGGCGCCGTCCTCCGTCCGCCGCGTGCTCATGTCCGCCGCCCTCTCCTCCGAGCTGCGCCACAAGTACAACGTCCGCTCCATCCCGATCCGCAAGGACGACGAGGTGCAGGTCGTGCGCGGCACCTACAAGGGCCgcgagggaaaggtggtgcaggtCTACCGCCGCCGCTGGGTCATCCACGTGGAGCGGATCACCAGGGAGAAGGTGAATGGATCCACGGTCAACGTCGGCATCCACCCCAGCAAGGTGATCGTCACCAAGCTCAAGCTGGACAAGGACCGCAAGGCCCTCCTCGACCGCAAGGCTCGTGGCCGCGCTGCTGACAAGGCCAAGGGCAAGTTCACCGCCGAGGACGTCGCCGCCGCAGCTGGTGGCGCCACGGCCACCGGCGCCTCGCTCCAGGAGATTGATTAA